One window of the Prinia subflava isolate CZ2003 ecotype Zambia chromosome 1, Cam_Psub_1.2, whole genome shotgun sequence genome contains the following:
- the HEY1 gene encoding hairy/enhancer-of-split related with YRPW motif protein 1 — protein MGETGAGRGAGRALGALLPRPAARRLPDGRPRPAAPVPAVGAMKRAHPEYSSSDSEELDEAVEVEKESADENGNLSSAAGSMSPSTISQILARKRRRGIIEKRRRDRINNSLSELRRLVPSAFEKQGSAKLEKAEILQMTVDHLKMLHTAGGKGYFDAHALAMDYRSLGFRECLAEVARYLSIIEGLDASDPLRVRLVSHLNNYASQREAASSAHTGIGHIPWGSAFGHHPHIPHPLLLAQNGHGNTSTTASSTEPHHQTRIAAPHAETSSLRVPPNGSVGPVLPVVTSTTKLSPPLLSSMASLSAFPFSFGSFHLLSPSVLSPSAPTQSATLSKPYRPWGTEIGAF, from the exons ATGGGAGAGACGGGCGCCGGGCGAGGCGCAGGACGCGCTCTGGGCGCCCTCCtcccgcgccccgccgcccgccgcctccccgacggccgcccgcgccccgccgcccccgtCCCCGCCGTGGGTGCCATGAAGCGGGCGCACCCCGAGTACAGCTCGTCGGACAGCGAGGAACTGGATGAGGCCGTCGAGGTGGAGAAGGAGAGCGCAGACGAGAATGG GAACCTGAGCTCGGCCGCGGGCTCCATGTCTCCCTCCACCATCTCGCAGATCCTGGCCAGGAAGAGGCGCCGAGGG ATCATCGAGAAGCGCCGCCGCGACCGCATCAACAACAGCCTGTCCGAGCTGAGGAGGCTGGTGCCCAGCGCCTTTGAGAAGCAG GGATCAGCCaagctggaaaaagcagagattCTGCAGATGACTGTCGATCACCTGAAAATGCTGCATACAGCAGGAGGGAAAG GTTATTTTGATGCTCACGCTTTGGCTATGGACTATCGGAGTCTAGGATTTCGAGAGTGCCTGGCTGAAGTTGCTCGATACCTGAGTATCATAGAGGGGCTGGACGCCTCTGACCCTCTGCGAGTCCGGCTCGTGTCTCATCTCAACAACTACGCCTCTCAGCGGGAAGCCGCGAGCAGCGCGCACACTGGCATTGGACACATTCCCTGGGGCAGTGCCTTCGGACATCACCCTCACATACCTCACCCCTTGCTGCTGGCTCAAAACGGGCACGGTAACACCAGTACCACAGCATCTTCCACTGAGCCGCATCACCAGACCAGGATTGCTGCCCCACACGCTGAAACTTCCTCACTCAGAGTGCCCCCAAATGGCAGCGTCGGACCAGTGCTCCCTGTGGTCACGTCTACCACCAAActgtctcctcctcttctctcctccaTGGCATCTTTGTCTGCATTCCCCTTCTCGTTTGGCTCCTTTCACCTGCTGTCCCCCAGCGTGCTGAGCCCATCCGCACCGACGCAGTCAGCGACGCTCAGCAAACCCTACAGACCCTGGGGGACTGAGATTGGCGCCTTCTAA